The following are encoded in a window of Amaranthus tricolor cultivar Red isolate AtriRed21 chromosome 2, ASM2621246v1, whole genome shotgun sequence genomic DNA:
- the LOC130805951 gene encoding cysteine proteinase mucunain-like, which translates to MAFSKPSYFSLLLLFSLLSLSFAMDMSIISYDRNHNLASSSGRSDAEVMLIYETWLVKHKKNYNALGEKEKRFEIFKDNLKLIDQHNSDESQTFKLGLNKFADLTNDEFRSIYLGKKTKKASMRLLSKMKMKSDRYAVKEGDQLPESVDWREKGAVASVKDQGACGSCWAFSAIAAVEGINQIVTGDLVALSEQELVDCDTSYNSGCDGGLMDYAFEFIINNGGIDTEADYPYKQKDGTCDQAKKNAKVVTIDGYEDVPENDEKALQKAVAHQPVSVAIEAGGYAFQLYQSGVFTGRCGTDVDHGVTAVGYGTEDGKDYWLVRNSWGADWGENGYIRMERNVKGLRSGKCGIAIEASYPVKTGDNPPNPGPTPPSPPSPTVTCDSYYSCPSATTCCCVFEYGSYCFSWGCCPLESAVCCADHSSCCPHDYPVCNIRRGTCNKSKNSPLSVKALKRTPATLHATFGLF; encoded by the exons ATGGCGTTCTCAAAACCCTCCTATTTCTCTTTACTTCTTCTCTTCTcccttctttctctctccttcgCCATGGATATGTCGATCATCTCCTACGATCGCAACCACAATCTCGCCTCCTCGTCGGGTAGATCCGACGCTGAAGTGATGCTAATATATGAAACATGGCTAGTCAAACACAAGAAAAATTACAATGCTTTGGgagaaaaagagaagagatTTGAGATTTTTAAGGATAATCTAAAGTTGATTGACCAGCATAATTCTGACGAGTCACAAACGTTTAAATTAGGGCTTAATAAGTTTGCTGATTTGACTAATGATGAGTTTAGATCTATTTATTTGGGGAAGAAGACGAAGAAAGCTTCGATGAGATTGTTGTctaagatgaagatgaagagtgATCGGTATGCCGTTAAGGAAGGTGATCAATTGCCAGAGTCTGTTGATTGGAGAGAGAAAGGTGCTGTTGCTTCCGTCAAAGATCAAGGGGCGTGTG GGAGTTGTTGGGCATTCTCTGCAATTGCTGCTGTGGAAGGAATAAATCAGATTGTCACCGGAGATTTGGTGGCTTTGTCTGAGCAAGAGCTTGTTGATTGTGACACTTCTTACAATTCTGGATGTGATGGTGGTCTTATGGACTACGCATTTGAGTTCATCATCAACAATGGTGGTATCGATACTGAAGCAGACTATCCTTACAAACAAAAGGATGGCACTTGTGATCAGGCTAAG AAAAATGCCAAGGTCGTTACAATTGATGGATATGAAGATGTTCCTGAGAATGATGAAAAGGCATTGCAGAAGGCAGTTGCTCACCAGCCAGTAAGTGTTGCCATTGAAGCCGGTGGCTATGCCTTCCAGTTGTATCAATCG GGTGTTTTCACTGGAAGATGTGGAACAGATGTGGATCATGGTGTTACAGCTGTTGGTTATGGCACTGAGGATGGCAAGGACTACTGGCTTGTGAGGAATTCATGGGGCGCTGACTGGGGAGAGAACGGTTACATAAGGATGGAGAGGAATGTTAAGGGTTTGAGATCAGGTAAATGTGGTATTGCCATAGAGGCCTCTTATCCAGTCAAAACCGGAGATAACCCTCCTAACCCAGGCCCTACTCCACCATCTCCGCCATCACCCACTGTAACTTGTGATTCATACTACTCATGCCCTTCTGCTACCACCTGCTGCTGTGTCTTTGAATATGGTTCTTACTGCTTTTCCTGGGGTTGTTGCCCATTGGAGTCTGCTGTCTGCTGTGCTGACCACTCTAGCTGCTGTCCCCATGACTATCCCGTCTGCAACATCAGAAGGGGTACCTGCAACAAG AGCAAGAACAGCCCGTTGAGTGTTAAAGCATTGAAGCGGACTCCAGCAACCCTCCATGCAACATTCGGCCTTTTCTAA
- the LOC130805634 gene encoding uncharacterized protein LOC130805634 translates to MSWVQRRLKGSVAAAPVCRRRLKLRHAGGRRSDVQAAIAYLRCAGLGLVRESVLGIMIEGATPPGIAKNPSNATCKIKKYKHCYNLPHVCPKFCPDTCTVECPSCKPMCVPGSSPPQHDGHDDDDDDNKTPPSPIPSSPSPPYTPTPSSPNSSGVAARKRVRCRNKYYGQCYNQPLLCPANCPTSCQVDCVTCKPVCSCDYPRAVCQDPRFIGGDGITFYFHGKKDQDFCLVTDSNLHINAHFIGKRNNNLRRDFTWVESIGVLFDNHRLFVRAKKTSTWDDANDRLSIAFDGEPIYLEETVGYEWKSTSTPQVTITRTTFETNTITVEVQGILKITTKVVPITQEYSRVHNYGITNEDCFAHLDLGFKFYSLTGKVDGVLGKTYGDEYVSKVNVRAPMVVMGGEKEYVSSSIFATDCLASRFKVYHQEESSLEASELAHMNCVSEMHGEAGCDSDWASCPLTHRSIMGWLVFLGYSAISWKTKKQPTVSMSLSEAKYRSMAAVTCELEWLKGLLLNLGVHHPKAIKLFCDSQFSLHIAKNTIFHE, encoded by the exons atGTCGTGGGTTCAAAGGCGGTTGAAGGGTAGCGTAGCGGCAGCACCGGTGTGCAGAAGGCGGCTGAAACTCCGGCATGCAGGCGGCAGACGCTCCGATGTGCAGGCGGCAATCGCTTACCTCCGGTGTGCGGGATTAGGGCTTGTGAGGGAatcgg TTTTGGGTATTATGATAGAGGGTGCAACTCCTCCTGGAATTGCTAAAAATCCTTCAAATGCAACATGTAAAATCAAGAAGTACAAGCATTGCTATAACTTGCCCCATGTTTGTCCTAAGTTTTGTCCTGATACTTGTACTGTTGAATGTCCTTCTTGCAAACCTATGTGTGTCCCTGGTTCATCACCACCACAACATGATggtcatgatgatgatgatgatgataataaaacACCCCCAAGCCCAATACCATCGTCACCATCACCACCCTACACTCCAACTCCATCTTCTCCTAATTCTTCTGGTGTTGCCGCTAGGAAGAGAGTTCGATGCAGGAACAAGTACTATGGACAATGCTACAATCAACCCCTTCTTTGTCCTGCTAATTGCCCTACTTCATGTCAAGTTGATTGTGTTACTTGCAAGCCCGTTTGCA GTTGTGACTATCCAAGAGCTGTATGCCAAGACCCTCGTTTCATTGGTGGAGACGGAATCACCTTCTACTTCCATGGCAAAAAAGACCAAGACTTTTGCCTAGTCACAGACTCAAACCTCCACATAAATGCACACTTCATTGGAAAAAGAAACAACAACTTGAGACGTGACTTTACATGGGTTGAGTCGATCGGAGTCCTGTTCGATAACCATCGCCTCTTCGTTAGAGCCAAGAAGACCTCTACATGGGATGATGCCAATGATCGTTTATCCATAGCTTTTGATGGCGAACCCATCTACCTTGAGGAAACTGTTGGATACGAGTGGAAGTCTACATCCACCCCACAAGTCACCATAACACGAACTACCTTTGAAACCAATACTATCACTGTTGAAGTCCAAGGAATACTCAAGATCACAACTAAAGTTGTACCTATCACTCAAGAATATTCTAGAGTTCACAATTATGGAATTACGAACGAAGATTGCTTCGCTCATCTTGATTTAGGATTCAAGTTCTACTCATTAACCGGAAAAGTTGATGGTGTGTTGGGGAAAACTTATGGAGATGAGTATGTTAGCAAAGTGAATGTAAGAGCTCCAATGGTGGTTATGGGAGGAGAAAAAGAGTATGTAAGTAGTAGTATTTTTGCTACTGATTGTTTGGCTTCAAGGTTTAAGGTTTATCATCAAGAGGAGAGTTCATTGGAGGCCTCGGAGCTTGCCCACATGAATTGTGTTAGTGAAATGCATGGTGAGGCTGGG TGTGATTCGGATTGGGCGAGTTGTCCTCTTACTCATCGCTCAATCATGGGTTGGTTGGTATTTCTCGGGTATTCTGCTATCTCTTGGAAGACTAAAAAGCAACCCACTGTGTCGATGTCTTTATCAGAGGCCAAATATCGCTCTATGGCGGCAGTTACTTGTGAGCTGGAGTGGCTTAAAGGCTTATTGTTGAATTTGGGTGTGCACCACCCAAAGGCAATCAAGTTGTTTTGTGATAGTCAGTTTTCTTTGCACATCGCAAAGAATACGATTTTTCATGAATGA
- the LOC130805635 gene encoding uncharacterized protein LOC130805635, whose product MILNKAWVKVKDHSSIDYVNGVDEFLNFALSKVREDDRDSTTIRCPCNSFRNIFLKTKCDVRFDLLKGGMYEKYTFWELHGEELVDSSYGDDVDESNDIDSGFTMLQDACGFGAMNVGSAEEALNNVEEYEKPNVLNNWSDKSFDSLLQLECQGYGAYLPTSYYEAKKFIKDLGLDYYKIDACENDCILYWKEHEKLIECPTCGLSRWKQEKEGSSKGVKVSRKVLRYFPLKPRLQRLYMCRNTSKDMRWHKERDATKVNDCDRIIDDDALSREEEDDTFLEDDNTSGLDNTMRHPSDSFAWKSFDEEYSEFAKDVRNVRLGLACDGFQPFNNSQHSIWPVVLIPYNFPPWLCMKPYSFMLSLLVPGPTSPGINMDVYLQPLIEELKELWEVGVETYDAYSKKNFILRASLLWTINDFPAYADLSGWSTKGYYACPCCHKETKRTSLMHKGGYLGHRRWLPMNHKWRNDANSFDGKIEKGVAPVSLSGDDVLQHYSRFSQAKYGKIVGNKRKGMLLIACLGGKRKAFSLPCRIGGN is encoded by the exons atgattttgaataagGCATGGGTCAAAGTAAAAGATCATTCATCTATTGATTATGTAAATGGTGTTGATGAGTTTCTAAATTTTGCTCTTTCCAAAGTAAGAGAAGATGATCGAGATAGTACTACTATTAGGTGCCCTTGTAATAGTTTTCGCaatatatttcttaaaacaaaatgtGATGTAAGATTCGACTTGCTTAAGGGAGGAATGTATGAGAAGTACACTTTTTGGGAACTTCACGGGGAAGAATTAGTTGATTCAAGTTATGGGGATGATGTTGATGAGTCGAATGACATTGATAGTGGTTTCACAATGTTGCAAGATGCATGTGGATTTGGTGCTATGAATGTTGGGAGTGCTGAAGAGGCTTTAAATAATGTTGAGGAGTATGAGAAACCTAAT GTTTTGAATAATTGGTCTGATAAGTCTTTTGATAGTTTACTCCAATTAGAATGTCAAGGCTATGGCGCTTACCTTCCAACTTCTTATTACGAGGCTAAGAAATTCATTAAAGACTTGGGCCTTGATTATTATAAGATTGATGCTTGTGAAAATGATTGTATTCTTTATTGGAAAGAGCATGAAAAATTGATTGAGTGTCCCACTTGTGGTTTATCAAGGTGGAAACAAGAAAAGGAAGGCTCTTCTAAAGGGGTAAAGGTTTCTAGAAAAGTGCTAAGATATTTTCCATTGAAGCCTAGGCTACAAAGGTTGTACATGTGTAGAAATACATCCAAAGACATGCGTTGGCACAAAGAAAGGGATGCTACTAAAGTGAATGATTGTGATAGGATTATAGATGATGATGCCCTTTCTAGGGAAGAGGAGGATGATACCTTTTTGGAGGATGACAATACGAGTGGGTTGGATAATACAATGAGACATCCATCTGACTCCTTTGCATGGAAATCATTTGATGAAGAGTATAGTGAATTTGCTAAAGATGTGCGAAATGTTAGACTTGGACTAGCTTGTGATGGCTTTCAGCCTTTCAATAATTCACAACATAGCATATGGCCAGTGGTTCTTATCCCTTATAATTTTCCTCCTTGGTTATGCATGAAACCTTATTCATTTATGCTATCTTTACTAGTACCAGGTCCAACAAGTCCTGGAATTAATATGGACGTCTACCTCCAACCACTTATTGAGGAGTTAAAGGAGCTTTGGGAGGTTGGTGTTGAAACCTATGATGCTTactctaaaaaaaatttcatcttGCGTGCATCACTACTGTGGACTATCAATGACTTTCCTGCGTATGCAGATTTGTCTGGATGGTCTACGAAAGGTTATTACGCTTGTCCATGTTGTCATAAGGAAACTAAACGGACGTCGTTGATGCATAAGGGTGGTTATTTAGGGCATCGACGTTGGCTTCCAATGAATCATAAGTGGAGAAATGATGCCAATTCTTTTGACGGTAAAATTGAAAAGGGTGTTGCACCAGTTTCATTGAGTGGGGATGATGTATTACAACATTATAGCCGATTCTCACAAGCAAAATATGGGAAGATTGTAGGGAACAAAAGAAAAGGGATGCTTCTAATAGCTTGTTTGGGTGGAAAAAGAAAAGCATTTTCTTTACCTTGCCGTATTGGAGGAAATTAA